CGATTGGCTTCATGCTTGCAGGAATCTCGGACATATACGAGGTCACGAGCGACGAGGAAATCGTTAAGGCGGTTGAGGATGTTTTAAAGAGAGATGATGTTGGTGTTGTGATTATTAAGCAGGAGTACCTGAAAAAGCTCCCTCCGGTTTTGAGGAGGGAAATTGATGAGAAGGTTGAACCCACCTTTGTTTCTGTAGGAGGAACCGGAGGTGTGGAGGAGATTAGGGAGAAGATAAGAAAGGCGATAGGTGTTGACCTATGGAAGTGAAAGAAGCTGGATACGTGGGAGAAATTTATAGGATTTCTGGACCCCTCGTCGTTGCGGAGGGATTGAAGGCCAGAATGTACGACCTCTGCAAGGTAGGTGAAGAGGGGCTGATGGGAGAGGTTGTAGGTTTAGTAGGGCAGAAGGTTCTCATTCAGGTTTACGAGGATACAGAGGGTGTAAAGCCGGGTGACAAAGTAGAGAACACCGGAATGCCGCTCAGCGTTGAGCTTGGGCCTGGATTGATAAGAAACATCTACGATGGTGTGCAGAGGCCATTGCCGGTGCTAAAGGAGGTCAGCGGAGATTTCATCGGGAGGGGCATTGAAGCTCCGGGCTTGGACAGAAAGGCAAAGTGGGAGTTTAAGCCGCTGGTGAAGAAGGGAGAAAAAGTAAAACCGGGAGAAATAATCGGAACTGTTCAGGAGACTGAGGTTGTAGAGCAGAAGATTCTCGTTCCGCCGAACGTCAAGGAGGGAGTAATCGCTGAGATTTACGAGGGCAGCTTTACGGTTGAGGACACCATTGCGGTTCTTGAGGATGGCACGGAGCTTAAGCTCTACCACAAGTGGCCAGTCAGAATTCCGAGGCCGTACGTAGAGAAACTTCCACCCGTTGTGCCGCTCATAACTGGTCAGAGAATTCTGGACACCTTCTTCCCGGTTGCAAAGGGAGGTACCGCTGCAATTCCGGGCCCATTCGGAAGCGGTAAAACTGTGACCCAGCACCAGCTGGCAAAGTGGAGTGATGCTCAGATTGTCGTTTACATCGGATGCGGTGAGAGAGGCAACGAGATGACAGAGGTTCTTGAGGAGTTCCCGGAGCTTGAAGACCCGAGAACAGGAAAGCCGTTGATGGAGAGAACGGTTCTTGTTGCCAACACCTCCAACATGCCTGTTGCGGCGAGAGAGGCTTCGGTTTACACCGGAATCACCATTGCGGAGTACTTCAGAGACATGGGCTACGATGTAGCCATACAGGCTGACTCAACCAGCAGATGGGCAGAGGCAATGAGAGAAATCTCAGGAAGACTTGAGGAGATGCCCGGTGAAGAGGGCTACCCCGCTTACCTCGCATCAAGGCTTGCAGAGTTCTACGAGAGAGCTGGCAGAGTTAAGACCCTCGCAGGGAACATAGGGAGTGTCACGGTTGTCGGAGCAGTTTCACCGCCCGGCGGTGACTTCAGTGAGCCAGTAACTCAGAACACGCTCAGAATTGTGAAGGTGTTCTGGGCCCTCGATGCGAAGCTCGCTGCCAGAAGGCACTTCCCCGCCATAAACTGGCTGCAGAGCTACAGCCTCTACGTTGACACCCTGAAGGACTGGTTTGCTGAGAACGTCAGCGAGGAGTGGAACGAGCTGAGAAGATGGGCAATGGAGGTTCTGCAGGAGGAGGCTAACCTGCAGGAGATTGTGCAGCTTGTTGGTAGCGACGCACTGCCAGAATCCCAGAGAGTCCTTCTGGAGGTTGCGAGAATCATCAGAGAGGTTTACCTCATCCAGTACGCCTACCACCCCGTCGATACATACTGCAGCGTGCAGAAGCAGTACGACATGCTGAAGGCCATAAAGCAGATCAACGACTGGTTCTATCAGGCTCTCGAAGCAGGAAAGACCATCGATGAAATTGCGGGAGTCGAGGGTCTCGAAGAGTTTGCCAGAGCCAAGTTCGAGGAGGACTACAAGCCCGCCATGGAGGCTGCGCTGGAGAAGATTAGAAAGAATCTGCTCGGAGAGTGATGAAGATGAAGGAGTATAAGACCATAACCCAGGTTGCGGGTCCCCTTGTTTTTGTTGAGAAAACCGAGCCGGTTGCCTACGGAGAGCTCGTCACCATAACGCTTCCCGACGGCTCAACAAGGAGAGGTCAGGTTCTCGACA
The nucleotide sequence above comes from Archaeoglobus fulgidus DSM 4304. Encoded proteins:
- a CDS encoding V-type ATP synthase subunit F, which encodes MKKLAVVGDPDFTIGFMLAGISDIYEVTSDEEIVKAVEDVLKRDDVGVVIIKQEYLKKLPPVLRREIDEKVEPTFVSVGGTGGVEEIREKIRKAIGVDLWK
- a CDS encoding ATP synthase subunit A → MEVKEAGYVGEIYRISGPLVVAEGLKARMYDLCKVGEEGLMGEVVGLVGQKVLIQVYEDTEGVKPGDKVENTGMPLSVELGPGLIRNIYDGVQRPLPVLKEVSGDFIGRGIEAPGLDRKAKWEFKPLVKKGEKVKPGEIIGTVQETEVVEQKILVPPNVKEGVIAEIYEGSFTVEDTIAVLEDGTELKLYHKWPVRIPRPYVEKLPPVVPLITGQRILDTFFPVAKGGTAAIPGPFGSGKTVTQHQLAKWSDAQIVVYIGCGERGNEMTEVLEEFPELEDPRTGKPLMERTVLVANTSNMPVAAREASVYTGITIAEYFRDMGYDVAIQADSTSRWAEAMREISGRLEEMPGEEGYPAYLASRLAEFYERAGRVKTLAGNIGSVTVVGAVSPPGGDFSEPVTQNTLRIVKVFWALDAKLAARRHFPAINWLQSYSLYVDTLKDWFAENVSEEWNELRRWAMEVLQEEANLQEIVQLVGSDALPESQRVLLEVARIIREVYLIQYAYHPVDTYCSVQKQYDMLKAIKQINDWFYQALEAGKTIDEIAGVEGLEEFARAKFEEDYKPAMEAALEKIRKNLLGE